A genomic window from Companilactobacillus alimentarius DSM 20249 includes:
- a CDS encoding MBL fold metallo-hydrolase, translating into MLVTVLGFYGGYPYKGIGTSGYLLQNDGKNMLIDCGSGVLNALSNYMQPTDLDAVILSHYHHDHTADVGVLQYNWLAAKKESPLPIYGHTQDFVNFAQLTEPNATKGIAYNDYEPTEIGTLKFEFLRTVHPVPAYAMRITDKTGKVIVYTADTTYFDGLVDFSKDADLLIADTNFPEDVTGRKWHLNTKEAGTLAKDANVKRLMISHLPQTVDVETMLSQTQKYAEQIPVVNAFQGLEMEI; encoded by the coding sequence ATGTTAGTTACAGTTTTAGGTTTTTACGGTGGATATCCCTATAAGGGTATTGGTACATCAGGATATTTGTTGCAAAACGACGGCAAGAACATGTTGATTGATTGTGGTAGTGGAGTATTAAACGCTTTATCTAATTACATGCAACCGACAGATTTAGACGCTGTAATTCTTTCTCATTATCACCATGATCACACGGCAGATGTTGGGGTTTTACAATACAATTGGCTCGCTGCTAAAAAGGAAAGCCCACTACCTATTTATGGTCATACTCAAGATTTTGTCAACTTTGCGCAATTGACAGAACCTAATGCAACCAAGGGTATTGCTTATAATGATTATGAACCAACTGAGATTGGAACTTTGAAATTCGAATTTCTCAGAACAGTTCATCCAGTGCCAGCGTATGCAATGCGAATCACTGATAAGACTGGTAAGGTTATCGTTTATACCGCTGATACAACTTATTTTGACGGTTTAGTTGATTTTAGTAAAGATGCAGATTTATTAATTGCTGATACTAATTTTCCAGAAGATGTCACAGGTCGTAAATGGCATTTGAATACTAAGGAAGCTGGAACCTTAGCTAAAGATGCTAATGTAAAGCGTCTGATGATCAGTCATCTTCCTCAAACCGTTGACGTTGAGACAATGTTAAGTCAAACACAAAAATATGCTGAACAGATTCCAGTAGTTAACGCATTTCAAGGTCTGGAAATGGAAATCTAA